ATACCTGAGGCGCGCTGACCCTTCTATACCTGACTTGGAGCGCACACCTTCCTAAGGTTGTATCTCCAAAACTATTATTCGGATCGACTTGAAAATTTAGGACAATATTCTTGAGATGTTGTAGAAATCaatgagccaaaaaaaaaaaaatcgattttttgaaccCACGAAACCCATGTAACCCCTTAAAACATCGTAATCTAAAATATTGTTGTAGTACACGTGATTTTTATATACTGTTATTATGATGACGCTGTTGTCCGAcatcttgaaatttttcgcGCCTACCGGCTTCACCAGTTATTTCATCATAAAACAAAAGATAATCTACTCAATGTTAATCTCTTTGTCACAATCTAAtatactgaaaattattttcagaaatctataaatttatttaattaaacaaataaatatttgtcaattttttctaaGTTGTCTAAATTGATAGTCTATTAATACGTATTTATTACGTTTTATCTTTTAGGTGCATGCATGACTCACTCATCTATTAATTTCGTCTTatcttcttattttatttttgtagattttattttctaaagtaATGTTCATAAATACTCTTACCTTACAATAAATCACTTCCACAAaacttattatatttttaataaataaaatcacaaaCGCTGTGTAAGTGTGCACTGGGCCTCAATAACCTGTGAggaagttaattaatttaacacaaaagttttatattaaataatctaaacGAATCAACttctaaataattgataaatgataataagttatcttgaataattaacaatattgtaataatacaaaatagaacgtaaaagaataattataacgtGTATGCACGTGGCAGCACGTAGTACCGCCAAGAGTACAAGATATAAAGTAAAAAGTATAGAGAGTGAAGGGGAGAGGAGTCGTATGCGCTGTCGAGCGGCGCGCAGACCGACGCCAACTCACTagccataataataataatctagatatataaaaaatagatcTCAGCGGACTTGGGTAAATTCGTGTCTTCTTTACAGAGACTCATTATCAAAACACTACTACTCGCGATATAGACGGTCGATATGTAGTAAAATTACCTTTTCGCGTAGACGATGTCGATTTCGGGAATTCCAAACAACAAGCTTATAAAAGATTTCTGTCCTTACAGAAGAGATTAAATGCAGACTCATCATTAAAATCTGAATACAATAAAGTCATGAATGAATACATCAATCTTGGCCACATAGTACTCGTACCGGATGATAGTGGACCAGGGTATTATATGCCCCATCATCCGATAATAAAAACAACCAGCACTACCACTAAGGTACGCGTTGTATTTGATGCTTCAGCTAAAACCGATAAAGGTATCTCTTTGAATGAAGTCTTACTAACCGGACCTACTATACAAGATAATCTTTTTACCATTCTCTTACGTTTTCGTACCTTTGTTTATGCTATGACTTCTGATATAGCTCAAATGTATCGACAAATTTGCGTACATCCGGATCATCATAAATATCAACGAATCCTTTActatcataataacaatattagtACCTTTGAACTTAAACGAGTAACATTTGGAGTTTCCGCAGCCCCGTTTTTAGCTATACGCACTGTAAATCAACTTGCTGATGACGAATCTCATAATTTTCCTGTAGCttcgaaaatattaaaacgagATCTTATATGTCGATAACTTATTAACCGGATCTAATTCTTTGaccgaaattttaaatttgcgTGATGAAATCATTCAACTAGTGCGAAAGGGTGGATTCGAACTCAGACAATGGGCTTCGAATCATCGACACGCACTGGATAATTTCGATCAAAGAACCTTAGATTTAGATTGTGCTATTAATGATGATCCTATCTCTAAAACTTTGGGCATAGCATGGAATTCTCTAACTGACGAATTTATCTATACAGTCAATTCAATCGATTCATCGCGAAAGGTAACTAAACGAACCATCTTATCTGACattgcaaaaattttcgatccTATCGGAATTCTAGGTCCTATAGTATTAGCTGCAAAAACCATTATTCAAGAATGTTGGAAATTAAAGGTCCATTGGGATGAAGCGGTCCCACAAGAATTGCATTGGCGCTGGTGTAAATTTGCTGAACAATTACCTctaattaaagatttttctaTTGAACGTAATATTTTACTTCCTGATCCGACTGACATACAATTGCATGGATTTTGTGATGCTAGTAAAGTGGGCTATAGTGCTTGCATTTATATAAGATCAGTAAATGAATATGGAGACGTGATCGTGAAGTTAGTTTGTTCCAAATCTCGAGTTGCTCCCATTAAAGAACCAATGTTGGTCTGTGATAGAGACTGATGGAATTCTGGTCGTGATTTGTGACAGAATGTACGCTCTGAGATGGACTTGCTTATTTGAATTACAAGatttaatagttaaatttgtTTGACCAAGAGTTTTACTTGACGAGTGATTACCCACGCCTAAGATTGGGATCTCAGCTGCTAGTTGTTGTAGGTTCGCAGCTTTGACTAGCTTGGTTGAGACTAATGTTAATTCTGATCCTGGATCGATGAGAAGACGAGTTGTATATGTTGTCATGTTAGGGGATACTACAAGTGCCTTGCAAGTAGCCAGAATTACTGCTGTTCTTGTGTTGAATGCAGATAGAGCTGTTGCCTTTGCCTGAGCAGGCAATTGCTCTGGCTGAGATGACTTAGAGATGATCATTTTCTGAGAGGACTGGCGATATTTAGTGATATTAGCATCAGTTTGAGATGCTCTTGACCTGAGATGACTTCCTGGGTTGAGATGACCGCGTGGGCTTCGAGAAGACGGCCGCCACCGTTATTGTGGCGTCGATTCCTCTTCTGTCTGCGAATGTTGAGACAGCGAGGCTAGTCTCTCTGAGAAGGCTGCAGGCACTGGTGTCTTGGGTGTTGGAGTTGAAGTGCTGGCGTACAAGCCGTGTAGAAGCGTGTGATGGCGTGCATTGCACAACTTACAAGTCTGTGTGTTGTTGCACTTATAGACATTGTGCCTTCCTAGGCAGTTGTAGCATAACCGGTCGGTCTTGACAAGCTGAAGTTTCTCAGCATCGGGCTTTGATGAGAAGTCTGGACAAAAGGCAAGATAATGTTTCTTGCCGCAGCACTTGCAAGTGTTGTTTAAGTCTTTGATATATGGTCTCGACTCTGTTTGAGATGACGTTCCTGGCTGTTCTGAGACGACGTGGTGAACCTTTGCTGATTGAGATGGCTTTCTTTCTTGCTTCGATAGTTTTTAGAAGGGCTTGGTTTGAGCTTCTATGCTTTCAAGTGCTCTGGCAGTGCCAGTGAGAAAGCCTGTCAGTTGTTCCAAAGATGGATACTCCGTTGTTGGTCCAAGATGCATTTCCCAATCTTCTCGAGTTTTGGGATCGAGATGATTCGTCATGAGATGTACTAATATTGAGTCCCATTGGTCAACTTGAATTCCAAGGGCTTTCAGAGAGTTGGTCGTTTCTGAAACCGTATTGAGAAGTGCGTTGAGGGTACTTGAGAATCGAGTACCTGGTTTCTGAAGTCGTAGTAGCTTATCCAGTTGAGCTGCGATGAGAAGCCTTTTGTTTTCATATCTCTTGACTAGCATGTCCCAAGCTACTTGATAAGAGTCAGCGGAGATTTTGATGTTGGAGATGAGACTAGCAGCATTTCCTGAGAGACTATTGCGGAGATGGACAAACTTTTCGGCGTTTGAGATGGCTGTATTTTTGCCGATTAATGAGACGAACAAATCTGAGAAGGCTCTCCAATCTCCGAAATTACCAGAGAATGGCGGTATTGGAATCTTTGGCAACGATGACGGTCGGACTGTTGTACCTCCTGTTAGACTTGCGTTAGCAAGGCTTGATCCACTGGGAGGATTAGCTGCTTCTAGCTCTGAGATTCTTTCTTCCAGGGCCGCTTGAATGTTTACGACACACTGCATTGCCGTTTCGTAGGCGCTGCCTTTGATGTACGGATCTTCCAGTGGGATTTCGACCTCggataaaatgattttttcatgctcGGCTTCAAATCTGTCCCAATTGGTTTTGAGCATTAGCAACTTGTTACGTCCTGGGACGACACAAATGTAATCaactgcttgtttttacggtcAGACAACTAAATGCCTTTACCCTGGGAGTGGCAGTCACACTTATTGACAGACCTCGTTGGTTTAGAAACTTATTGATTACTTAACACTAAGGGATGACCATCAAAACCGGTTGGAAAAAGGAAAAGAGgagaaaatgaaatattaaagaaagaaattaaatatttacttacgatttgaataatattaaataggtgttttatttataactggTACACTTAGGATGTTGTTACGGAACACTTCTCTACTGGGTTGTTACGATTGGAATTGGTCAGTGAGTAATTGCGTCAAGTTGGATTTTAGTTCATCTTCGTTGTTGAAGGTGATATCGCAACGAACTTGGCGTTGATTCGTCTAGAGGTTGGAGATGTTGAAACTGGAGAGTGGAGGTGTTGAAACTGGAAGGTTCTCCGATGTTGAGTGCGCGAAACACTAAGTTGATTGTCAACTTCAATGCTGGAGTTGGTGAGTGATGGAGTCTAATTCGATATTAACTctattgtatttaattttaattttcgaaatcgATGCTTGATTTCAGTAGAAATAAATAGATGTTgattagaaattgaaatttagttgATTGGAATCTTATTCAAGACAAAAGAGTTCCcgaaattgtactgtactacACTTTGTTGAGAGCTTCCTCGTAGTTTAAAAGTTCTTGACACACTGGCACTGGCAGTCCGATGCTTGCTTTTTATAATACTGCTAAGGGATGGATTTTGTTCTAGAATATTCCTCAGGTGACACACTTTAGAATGGTGTGGGGTACCACTACTGTGAATTCTAGGAATTCTGTAATTGTGTTCGTCTTGTTCGTGGGAGACCTTTAACGCGATAGGTCCGTTGGACATTCGCATAGTTAATGTCTTTGTTCTTCTTTTTCCTGGAGTCCTGATCCCACGCGTACGAATACGGGGTGATATGTCGCACCCTTAACTTTAGCGTGAAGCTCCCTACTTTGTTTTCTGTCCTCCTGTTCTC
The sequence above is drawn from the Cotesia glomerata isolate CgM1 linkage group LG4, MPM_Cglom_v2.3, whole genome shotgun sequence genome and encodes:
- the LOC123263933 gene encoding uncharacterized protein LOC123263933, whose translation is MNEYINLGHIVLVPDDSGPGYYMPHHPIIKTTSTTTKVRVVFDASAKTDKGISLNEVLLTGPTIQDNLFTILLRFRTFVYAMTSDIAQMYRQICVHPDHHKYQRILYYHNNNISTFELKRVTFGVSAAPFLAIRTVNQLADDESHNFPVASKILKRDLICR